The sequence CTCATCGGCCTCCTCGGGTTCATCATCTTCGCCGTCATGACGTTCCTCCCCGGAGGTGCGTAGCGTGGGAATCTTCGCCGTCAAGACCACCGCCAGCCAGGAGCGCACCGTCGCCGACATGATCGCGAGCCGGGAGGAGGACGAAGTGCACGCCGTGCTCGCGCCCGACTCGCTCACGAGTTACGTGATGGTCGAGGCCGACAACAGCGCCGTCCTCGAACGCGTGATGGACGAGATTCCGCACGCGCGGAGCATCGTCCCCGGGAAGTCCTCGATCACCGAAGTCGAGCATTTCCTCTCGCCGACGCCGGACGTGGAGGGCATCGCCGAGGGCGACATCGTCGAGCTCGTCGCCGGCCCGTTCAAAGGCGAGAAGGCACGCGTCCAGCGCATCGACGAGGGGAAAGACCAGGTGACGGTCGAACTGTACGAGGCGACGGTCCCCATCCCCGTCACGGTTCGCGGCGACCAGATTCGCGTGCTCGACTCCGAGGAACGGTAGCGGTGTCCGTGCGGTGGCTCGACGCCCATCGAGTCGGGTCGCCGACACGCAGCTTCGGGAATAGCAACCACTAACTGCGACGTGCTGTGAGGGAGTACTGTGACGACGGCAGGACCGACGCGGGTCGACATGCACGTGAAAGCGCTCGACGAGAACGTCGTGGCACACGCCAAGGACCGCGGCCTCGACGCGCTCGTCTACGCCCCGCATTTCACGCGCTTGCCCACTATTCGCGAGCGGGCGGCTCGCTTCTCCGACGACGATCTCCTCGTCGTCCCCGGGCGCGAAGTGTTCACCGGACCGTGGAACGCCCGGCGCCACCTGCTCGCCATCGGTCTCACCGACCCGATTCCGGATTTCATCACGTTCCGCGGCGCGCTCGCCGAACTCGACCGGCAGGACGCCGCGGTTCTCGTGCCGCATCCGGAGATGCTGAACGTGAGCTGTTCGCGAGCGGACGTCGCCGCCGATCCCGACGCGTTCGACGCCGTCGAGACGTACAACGCGAAGGCGCTCCCACCCCAGAACCGGGCCGCCCGGGACGTCGTCCGCGACACCGGTCTGCCCGGGTTCGGGTCGTCGTACGCCCACCTCCGGTGGACGGTCGGCGAAGCGTGGACGGCGTTCGAGACGGCGATCGATTCGCCGGCCGACCTCACGGCGGCGTTGCGATCCGAGACGCCGCGCCGGGTCGTCCACCGGACCGGGCTCGATCACCACCTGCGCGGCCTCGCGGAGTTCGCCCACCTCGGCTACGAGAACTCGTGGGGGAAGGTCGATCGCCTCTTTCTCTCCGGAACCGAACCGACCCATCCGAGCCATATCGCTTACGACGGCCGGTTCGACGACGTGGCCGTCTACTAGCCGAGGAGAACCGCGTTCATCGCCCCGGCGGTCTGGTCGAGCGACTGCACGTAGAAGTGAAAGCCGGCGAGGAGGGCGATTTCGATGCCCGTGACGATCACCGTCACCATGTCGGCGTATTTACTGCTGGTGGTCACGCCGGACGGGAGCCCCCACTCCTGGCTCGTGAACGGGTAGAACAGCGCGATGCCCCGCCGACTCCCGACCACGTCGAGGACGTAGTGGGTGGCGATGCCGATCCAGACGAACTGGAGGTTGTCGAAGACGAAGGGGAAGCCGACGAACAGCGCGAGCACGAACAGGTTGTGCAGGGTCTTGCGGTGTTTCCCGAAGGCGGTGTCTACGTCCGGAAAGAGCGCGCCGAGGACGACCGGGACGGAGAGTTCCGCGACCGTTTCGGCGGTAGCGAGCGCGGTCGACACGGTGAGCGTCGTCGGCGCGACGAGCACGACGCCGAGGCCGACGCTCAACAGCGCCGCGTTGAGTACGTGTCCTTTTTTGTTCATTCCGCTGGAGGTTCGTCGGCCCCCACTACAAGGCTGTCGGCGTGTGGGCAGGCGGTATGACTCCGGGCGACAGCCGGTCGGCCGTGTCGGTTCGTACAGCGGATGGATGGCGACGGCCCGCCCGGACCGACGCACCTCCCCCTCACTCGTAGGTCGTGGTGTAGCCGCCGTCCCAGAGCAGATCTCCGCCGTTGAGGTGTCTGCCGTGGCTGGAGAAGCCGAAGACGAAGAGGTTCGCCACCTCGGCCGGCGTCATCAGTTCCGTGGTTCGCGCCTGACCGAGCATCACGTCCTCGACGACCTCTTTGGGTGAGATTCCGCGCTCCGCGGCGGTGTCCTCGATCTGGTTCACCATCAGGGGCGTGAGGACGTAGCCGACGCTGACCGAGAAGCCCCGGATCGCTCCCTCGCCCTCGGCGGCGATAGCGCGTGTCACCCCGTTCAGACCGTGTTTCGCGGTGATGTAGGCGGCCTTGTCCTGC comes from Haloplanus sp. XH21 and encodes:
- a CDS encoding transcription elongation factor Spt5, whose product is MGIFAVKTTASQERTVADMIASREEDEVHAVLAPDSLTSYVMVEADNSAVLERVMDEIPHARSIVPGKSSITEVEHFLSPTPDVEGIAEGDIVELVAGPFKGEKARVQRIDEGKDQVTVELYEATVPIPVTVRGDQIRVLDSEER
- a CDS encoding metal-dependent hydrolase — encoded protein: MNKKGHVLNAALLSVGLGVVLVAPTTLTVSTALATAETVAELSVPVVLGALFPDVDTAFGKHRKTLHNLFVLALFVGFPFVFDNLQFVWIGIATHYVLDVVGSRRGIALFYPFTSQEWGLPSGVTTSSKYADMVTVIVTGIEIALLAGFHFYVQSLDQTAGAMNAVLLG
- a CDS encoding PHP-associated domain-containing protein encodes the protein MHVKALDENVVAHAKDRGLDALVYAPHFTRLPTIRERAARFSDDDLLVVPGREVFTGPWNARRHLLAIGLTDPIPDFITFRGALAELDRQDAAVLVPHPEMLNVSCSRADVAADPDAFDAVETYNAKALPPQNRAARDVVRDTGLPGFGSSYAHLRWTVGEAWTAFETAIDSPADLTAALRSETPRRVVHRTGLDHHLRGLAEFAHLGYENSWGKVDRLFLSGTEPTHPSHIAYDGRFDDVAVY